GGTGTCGGCCCGGCGCATCCTGGCGTACGTCGCGTCGAGCATCAGGTCGAGCAGCTCCGCTTTGCCCCTGACGTAGGTGTAGAGCGTCATCGGCGCGACCCCGACCGCCTCCGCCACCCGGCGCATGGTGACCGCCCCCAGGCCCTCCTCGTCGGCGAGTTCGGTCGCCGCGTCGACCACCGCGTCCAGGCTGAGGCCGCGCGCGGGACCGCGGCGGGGCACCACGGATGCGTCCCGCCACAACAGGGCGAGGGTGCGGGCGGGGTCGCCGGCGCTGCTGCGTTCGATCGGCACGGGCATCATTCTTGCGCATCGTACGTTGTACGACGTACTGTGTACGGAATTACTGGACCAGCACCATCAGGGAGTCTCGTGAAGATCACCTCGTCCGCCGTGTCGCTGAACGTCGACGACGTGTCGGCCGCCAGCGCGTTTCTCACCAAGCACTTCGGCTTCACCGAGGAGATGGCCGCGCCCGGCTTCGCCTCGCTGACCCGCGAGGACGCCGGCATGAACGTCGTCTTCCTGCGGCGCGGGCTGGAAACCCTGCCCGAGGACCAGCGAAACGATCACGCCGGCGGGATCATCCTCGCGTTCGTGGTCGAGGACCTGGAGGGCGAACTCGCCCGACTGCAGGCCGAGGGCGTGCCGATCACCATGCCCCTGACCGCCGAGGAGTGGGGCGAGCGCGCCTTTCAGGTACGCGACCCCAACGGCGTGATCGTCCAGCTCGTCGACTGGAACGGCCCGCGCTCCTGACGAACGGCCGGGTCCCGGGTGCCGATGGACGGCGCCCGGGACCCGCTTCACCTCAGAGCTCGCTTCACCTCAGAGGTCGGCCAGGTCGATCGCCGCGGCCATCGCCCGCATGCCCGCGTCGTTGGGGTGCAGGGCGTCGCCACCGTCGTAGGCCGGCAGGAACGCGTCCGGGTCGTCGGGGTCGGCGACCGCACGATCGAAGTCGACCACCGCGTCGTACTCGCCGCTGGTACGGATCCAGTGGTTCACCTCGTCGCGGATCCGCTCGTTCTCCGGGGTGTCGTAGCCGTACTCGTTGCCCTTCACCGGGGTCAGCGTCGCACCCAGGATCCTGACCCCGCGGGCGTGCGCGGCGGCGATCATGGCGCGGTGGCCGGAGATGATCTGGTCGGCGGTGACCTTCGGCGAAGCGCCGCACCCGCTGTCCGGCAGCCCGCCGGAGCCGATGTCGTTGATGCCCTCGAGCACGATCACGGTGCGGACTCCGGGCTGGCCGAGCGCGTCCCGCCCGAACCGCCCCACTCCCGACTCGCCGAAGCAGGTCGAGTCACCCAGAACCTTGTTGCCGTTGATGCCCAGGTTGACGACCCCGAGCCGTCGCCCGGCGGCCACCAGTCGCTCGGCGAGCTCGTCCGGGTAGCGGTTGTCCGCGTTCGCCATGGAGAGCGCGCCGTCGGTGATGGAGTCGCCGAAGGTCACCACGGTGCCGGTCCGGCGACCGGTCCCGCGCGTGACGTCCACGCCGGTCAGGAGGTAGTAGGAGTGGGTGGTCTCGTCGCCGAACGGCCCGGCCGCGGTGGCGAAGCGATGGTCACCGTCCGCGCGGTAGGTCGTGGTCAGCCCGCCCTCGTGGAACGTCGTCGCACCCGTCGGCTGGGCGAAGTACGTCGTCACAGCGAGCCGCTGCAGCGCCCGCGTCGGCAGCCGCACCGGGTCGGAGGCGAGGTCCCTGCCGGCAGGAATCGTCGTGCTCGTCCGGCCGCCGAATGTCACCGGGCGCAGACTCCCGGGCCGGACGGCCGCGCCGTCGCCCGCCCTGGCGACGGTGACGCCGGTGACCCGCAGCGGCGCCGTGCCGAAGCGGTTGGACAGCCGGACCCGGACCCGGTTGCCGCCGGTGGAGACCCGGACCACCTGCCGCACCGTCTGGTCGGCGAATCCCTCCATCGACCAGTTGGGGCCGAACCACTCCGACAGGGTGAATGGGTGGTGGACGGCGGCGGCCCACGCCGCGGTCCAGTGCGGGACCGGATGGCGCCGGCCGTCGTCCGGTGATCGACCGGCGTTCTGGGATGGGTTGGCGTTCTGGGATGGGCCGGCGTTGGGGGATCGACCGGCGTTCGGGGATCGGTCGTCGGCGCGAGCGACAGGTGCCGGGCCGACGACGGCGGCCGACGCGACCAGCAACGCGAGCGTCGCGAGCACGGCCACCAACGCCGCGGGCAGTCTGGTCGCTCCGGCCGGGGCAGTCTTCGAGCGCATGAGAACTCCTTGCGGATAAGGGGTGTGGAACGGTGTGGCAATTGAACGGAGTGCGGTGAGGCAGTTGAACGGTGTGAGACGCTCTGCGGTGTTGACCGGCGTCCCGGCCTGAACTCATCGGTGCGGACAGCATGCTGGACACCACCGACAACGAAGGTCGGCAAAGAGATTCGGCATCGACCGCTGGACCACGAGAGCGGAGGGACGGCATGGCACGCGTCGACTTCTGGGACGACCCGAACGCGCCGTCCCCCACCAGCATCGTTCCGTCGGTCACCGCGGTCGTCACCCGTGAGGCGCACCTGCTGCTGATCCACAAGGTGGACAACGACCGCTGGGCACTGCCCGGTGGTGGTGTCGACCGCGGCGAGTCCGCCGTACAAGCGGCAGTACGCGAGACCGCGGAGGAGACCGGACTCGACGTGCGGGTCACCGGCGTGGTCGGCGTCTACACCGACCCGCGGCACGTGATGCGGTACGACGACGGCGAGGTACGCCAGCAGTTCAGCATCTGCTTCCGGGCAGAGCCGGTCGGTGGCTCACTGCGTCCGCAGCCGGGTGAGACCAGTGCGGCCCGCTGGGTACCGCTGAGCGACCTGCCGTCCCTGGACATCCATGCGTCCATGCGGATGCGCATCGACGACGGCCTGACGTGGCGGCCCGGCACACCCGCTCGCTTCACCTGACCGCCCACGACCTGACAGGGCAGCCCGGCAACGCACCAGCCGTCGGGCACGAGCCGGAATCGCCGACCCCGAGACGGCGGCGGGGTTCGGTCAGGGAGTACTCGGGCCCGAGCCCGGATGCCCACGGACCTCCGAGCGTCCAGGATCGAGCGCGACCGCCGATCGGTCGCCTGCCCGCTTTCCCCTGTCAGGAAAGGCGTTTCGTGATCTCCAGCAGAAGCCGCAGACTGGGCGCGGTGTGCACCGGCCTCGCCCTGACCGCCGTGATGGCGACCGTGGCCGTACCGTCGACACCGGCGTTCGCCACCTCCCGCGCCACTATCTCCACTATCTCCGCCACCTCCGCGACCAGCGGGACGAACGCGGAGCTCCCACCGCTGGACCCGGATCTCTTCCGCGAGGCGATCGGCGACCTGCCCTCGGCCACCGTGACCGGCGCGCTGGTCCGGGTGAGCGGACCGTCAGGAGCATGGGCCGGGACCGGCGGCGTCGCCGACGTACGCACTCACCGGCCGGTGCCCGCCGACGGCGTCTTCCGGATCGGCAGCGGCACCAAGATGTTCACCGCGGTGGTGGTTCTGCAGCTTGCCGCCGAGCATCGGCTCGACCTCGACCGGCCGGTCCAGCACTACCTTCCGCACCTGCTGCCCGCGTCCTACCCCGACATCACCGTGGGGCAGCTGCTCGACCACACCAGCGGCCTGCCCGTCTCCCACATCGACGACGCCGACACTGATCCCCGCTGGTTCGCCGAGCACCGGCTGGAGGGCTGGACGCCCGGCCAGGTGGTCGCGGACGCCGTCCGCGCGCCGATGGAGTTCGCGCCGGGCACGCAGCAGCGGTACAACGGCACGAACTACTTCGTCGCGGGCCTGCTGATCGAGAAGGTCACCGGACACTCGTACACCACGGAGGTACGCCGGCGCATCGTCCGGCCCCTGCGGCTGTCGCACACCTCCGCTCCCGGCTACGCCGACACCAGGCTGCGCGGGCCGCACGCGCACGGCTACGTCACCGTGGACGGCGCGCTCGTCGACGTGACTGAGCAGAGCGCGTGGTCGTGGGCCGAGGGCGGCATGGTGTCCAGCGCCGGCGACCTCACCCGCTTCGTCACCTCGTTGTTCCGCGGCCGGCTCCTGCCGCCGGCGCAGCAGGCTCGGTTGTTCGGCGTCCCGGACGTGCCCTACACCGGCGGCGGCGTTCCGTGCCGGGTGGGACCGGAAGCGGGCCGGGCGTGCTTCAGCATGGGACTGCAGAAGACGACTCTTCCCAACGGCGTGACCGCCTGGGGCAAGAGCGGTTCGGTGCCCGGCTACACGATGGCGGCTTTCGCCACCCGGGACCTGCGCCGGGTCGCGGTGTACTCCCTCAACCCGACCGGGAACCGCGACGGCTCGGAAGGGCCGTATGTGCAGAACCTCGCGGCGGCCGCGTTCGACCCGGACCTGTTCGTCCGCCGCGACTGAGGCCGCGTCCGGTTATCCGACCCCAACGCCTGGTCGGGAGGCATTTCCGGTTGGTGACCTTCGGGTCGAAAGGCGAAGAACTGTTCCATGCCTTTCTTCGCGATCATTTCGATATTCTCGAAAAGGTACCGGAGTTCATTAGTACGGACATTCCGACGACCCGCTGAGCGGGCCACACCGCCGTACGCCGAAAAACTCTCACTCACCGTCCCCGAACTCTGTCGTTGGGTAATCTTTGTGTGGCACCACAGCGATGACCTTCCCCGAGACAGGTGCACCACCTCAGCGCCGAGGCCCTGCCGAAGGAAGCGCACACCTCGCCCGAAGCCCGCCGGTACAGGGGGTCGAGATGGTTCCACGACGAGTGCGCCCGCCACACACGGCGCAGACCACCGGTTCGACACCGACACAACTCACCGGTGCACCCGAATTCTCCGGATCGGCCGAATTCACCCGTCCGCGCGGACGGAAGGAAAGCCCCGCCACGGGGGGTTCCGGAATTCACGGCACTCGCGGCATGGGAATTCGCGGTATCGGAATTCTCGCGCTCACCGCGTGCACCGCCCTGGCGGCTGGTTGCACGGGGTCCGGTGGTCCGGACAAGGACCAGCGCGGCCCGGTGCCGCCGGCCCGGATCGCCACCAACCCGCTCGACAACGCGGTGGCGGTCGGCCTGCACACCCCGATCAGGGTGGTGGCCTCCGGAGGCATGCTCACCCGGGTCCGGGTCACCGACCAGACCGGGCGGGCGCTGACGGGTTCACTGAACCCCGCCCGGACGACGTGGACAGGCACCGGCACGCTGGTACCGACCGAGGTCTACAGCGTGCGAGCGCAGGCGGTCAACGCCGACGGCAGGAGTTCGGAGACGTTGCGGACGTTCAGCACCACCGAGCCGCCGAAGGCGCTGAACACCGACGTCATGCCGCGTGAGGGCGCCGAGGTCGGCGTGGCCATGCCCATCGCCGTACGGTTCTCCACGGCCGTACGCAACCGTGCCGCGGTGGAGAAACGCCTGCAGGTGAAGACGTCCAGGCCGGTCGTGGGCGCCTGGCACTGGATCAGCCCGTCCGAGATCCACTACCGGCCCAAGGAGTACTGGCCGACCCACACCAAGGTGACGCTGTCCGCCGACCTGGACAAGGTGAACGCGGGTGCGGACGTGTGGGGCACGGCGAACCTCACCCGGAGCTTCGAGATCGGCAACTCCGTGATCACCAAGGTCGACCTGGTGGACCACCACGCGCGGGCGTACGTCGACGGAAAGCTCGAGCGCACCATCGCGGTCACCGGCGGCAAGCCCGGCTGGGAGACCCGGCAGGGCACCAAGGTGATCATCGACAAGCAGACCGACTACGTCTTCACCAACGAGATGATCAACGTGCCGGAGAGCTACAGCCTGCTCTCGCAGTACGCGATCCGGGTCACGGTGAGCGGTGAGTTCCTGCACACCGCGGAGTGGTCGACGGGCTCCCAGGGCAACTCCAACGTCAGCCACGGCTGCGTCGGCATGGACCTGGAGGACTCCGACTGGCTGTTCCACCACACCCGCATCGGCGACCCGGTCGAGGTGCACAACCCCGACGGTCCGCGGATGGAACTCACCAACGGCTACGGCGACTGGAACCTCAACTGGTCGCAATGGAAGGCCGGCAGCGCGCTCGGCTGAGACCGGACCCTCAGCCCGGGCTGCTGCCCGGCCACGTCCCGCCAGGACGCGTCGGTCACGTCCGCACATCATGACGGCTGCCGGAGCCGTCGCGGACGAGCCGGCGCCGGGGGGAAGGAAGGGCGGGGGAGGGAGCGGCGGGCTCCCTCCCCCGCCCGAGCAACTGTCCCCTGGCGGCCTACCCCGCTGTCGACACCGCCTGTCAGGCCTGCTGTCGACCCACTGTCAACACCGTCTTGCCCACCACCGAGCGCGCCTCGATCGCCGCGTGCGCGTCGGCGGCGCGCTCCAACGGGAAGGTCGCCCCGATCATCGGGACGATCCGGCCGGCGGCCGCCAGCTCCAGTGCCCGCTCCGCCAGCCGGGCCGCCTCCACCGGCGCGAACTGAACGTCGGTGATCCCGCGCAGCTTCACCCCGCGGCGCTCGGCCTCGCGTGGATCGACGGTGGCGAAGCCGCCGCCGGGCGCGCCGTGGGCGGACATGCGTCCCCCGTCGGCGGTCAGCTCGAACGCCGCCCGGCCGAGGGCGCCGCCGGCACCGTCGAAGGTCACGCTCACACCGCGCGGCCCGGCCAGTTCCCGGACCCGCGCCGGCCAGTCGGGTTCGCCGTAGTCGACGACGTCGATGCCGTACGTGCGCAGGTGGTCCAGCTTCGCCGCGCCCCGCGCCGCCCCGATCACCCGGGCGCCCGCCGACCGAGCCAACTGGACGAGGAGTACGCCCATCCCGCCCGCGGCGGCGGTGACCAGCACCGTCTCACCCGCTGCGGGTGCGGCCGGTTCGAACACCCCGAGCGCGGTGACCCCGTCGTGCAGCAGTGCCGCCGCGACGGCCTTCTCCACCTCGTCGGGCAGCACGACCAGCGTTTCGGCGAGGGCCACCGCCTGCTCGGCGTACCCGCCCCACTCGGCCGTTGCGGTCGCCACCCGGCGACCGGTCCAGCCCGGGTCCACGTCCGCACCGACCGAGAGCACCCGGCCGGCCACCGCGTTGCCGGGCACCCACGGGAGCCCGATCGGGAAGTAGTCCTGCCAGGCACCGCGCCGGATCTGGGTCTCGACGAAGCCGGTGTCCGCCACGTCGACCCCGACCACGACCTGGCCGGGCCCGGCGGCCGGCGCGGGCACCCGCTCCGGCACCAGGACCTCCGGCCCACCGAACTCCTTCACCCGTACGGCCCACATCCGTTCCACGTCCCCTCCTCGGTCCACGTCCTGCTCCGGCTCTGAACACGCCTACGCCCGCCACCCTGCTGGCTCAACCTTGGTTCAGGTCAAACCGTCCGGGTGACGGGCGTACGGCGGTGAGGGGCTTCGCGCTCAGGCGCCGGCGGGCACCTTGTCCAGGAACCCGAGCACCGCCCGGATCCGCCCGTCCTCGCCGCGGACCGCGACGTCGAACCCCACGACCAGCGCCTCGCCGCCCTCTGGCCCCAGCTCCCAGGTGAACCGCGCGATGTCGTGGTGGGTGTCGACGCCGCCGCCGAGCCGGAACTCAAGGCCCGGGAACTGCGCCTGCACCGCGGCGACGGTCGCGTCGAAGGCGTCGTGGCCGGCCACGTCGACCAGCGGGTCGGTGTAGGTGCCGCCCTCGGCGAGGACCGCCTCGACCCCCGCCCGACGGGCAGTGGGGTCGGTCTCGTTCCAGGTGGCGATGTAGCGCTCGACGAGTTCGGTGAAGTCGCTCATGGTGGTGAACCTCCGGTCGTGGTGCGTTGTCGTTGTGCCTCACACGCTAGGAATCGCGGGGCGTCCGCGGCATCTGTCGAATGACTGGTCCGCCCTCCGCGCACGACCGGTGGTTGACCGGTGGATGACCGGTGGATGACTGGTGCGGATCACCCCGGGTACCGTGCAGCGGTGTTGTACGGCAGGGCGGAGGAGCAGGAACGCCTGGCGGGCCTGGTCGAAGGAGCCCGCACGGGCCGCAGCGGCGTGCTCGTCCTGCGCGGCGAGCCGGGCATCGGCAAGACCGCGCTGCTCGACGACGTGGCCGACCGGGCGCGGGCCGCCGGGCTGCGTGTGCTCCGCGGCGCCGGGATCGAGGCGGAGGCGACACTGCCGTACGCCGGACTGCATCTGCTGCTGCACCCGGCGCTGGACCGGCTCGGCGCCCTCGCACCGCCCCAGGCCGGCGCGCTCTCCGCCGCGTTCGGGCTGTCCTCGGCGCCGGCGGGAGGCGACCGGTTCCTGGTCGGGCTCGGTGTCCTGTCGCTGCTGTCGGAGGTCGCCGAGGACGGTGGTGCCGTCTGCCTGGTCGACGACGCGCACTGGCTGGACCGGGCGTCGGCGGACGCGTTGTCGTTCGCCGCCCGCCGGCTGGACGCCGAGGGCGTGGCCCTGGTGGTCGCCGCCCGGAACGCGGCGGACGCGTTCCCCTCCACCGGGCTGGCCGAGCTCCACCTCGCCGGCCTCGACGCCGGCGCGGCGACCGCCCTGCTCGACTCCCATCCCGTCAAGGAACGCTTGACAGCGCAGGTGCGCGTCCGGGTGCTCACCGAGGCGCACGGCAACCCGCTGGCGCTGGCGGAGCTCCCCGCGGCCTTCGCCGCCGCGCCGTCGGGTGAGGCGGCCCGGCCCGGCGCGCTCCCGCTGACCGAGCGTCTGCGGGTCGCCTTCGACGGGCAGGTACGCCGGCTTCCACCGAGGACGCAGCTCGCCCTGCTGGTCGCCGCGGCCGAGGACGCCGGGCACCTTGACGTCGTACTGCGGGCGGCGGGCGAGCTCGGCGCCGGGCTCACCGACCTGGCCGACGCCGAGGACGCCGGACTGGTGGTCGCCGGCGCGGGCACCATCCGGTTCCGCCACCAGCTGGTGCGGGCGGCGGTGTACGAGGGGGCCCCGCTCGGATTGCGGTTGAAGGCGCACCGGGCGCTGGCCGCGGCGTTCGCCGACCCTGCCGACCGCGACCGCCGGGCCTGGCACCTCGCGCTGGCGAGCACCGGCCCGGACGACCACGTCGCCGCCGAGCTCGAGGCCACCGCGACCCGCGCGGCCGAGCGCGGTGGGGACGCGGCCGCAGCGACGGCGTACGAACGCGCCGCCCGATCCAGCACCACGGCGCGGGACCGCGCCCGGCGGTTGCTCCTGGCCGCCGAGGCTGCCGCCCAGTCCG
This Actinopolymorpha cephalotaxi DNA region includes the following protein-coding sequences:
- a CDS encoding L,D-transpeptidase produces the protein MGIRGIGILALTACTALAAGCTGSGGPDKDQRGPVPPARIATNPLDNAVAVGLHTPIRVVASGGMLTRVRVTDQTGRALTGSLNPARTTWTGTGTLVPTEVYSVRAQAVNADGRSSETLRTFSTTEPPKALNTDVMPREGAEVGVAMPIAVRFSTAVRNRAAVEKRLQVKTSRPVVGAWHWISPSEIHYRPKEYWPTHTKVTLSADLDKVNAGADVWGTANLTRSFEIGNSVITKVDLVDHHARAYVDGKLERTIAVTGGKPGWETRQGTKVIIDKQTDYVFTNEMINVPESYSLLSQYAIRVTVSGEFLHTAEWSTGSQGNSNVSHGCVGMDLEDSDWLFHHTRIGDPVEVHNPDGPRMELTNGYGDWNLNWSQWKAGSALG
- a CDS encoding zinc-binding dehydrogenase — translated: MWAVRVKEFGGPEVLVPERVPAPAAGPGQVVVGVDVADTGFVETQIRRGAWQDYFPIGLPWVPGNAVAGRVLSVGADVDPGWTGRRVATATAEWGGYAEQAVALAETLVVLPDEVEKAVAAALLHDGVTALGVFEPAAPAAGETVLVTAAAGGMGVLLVQLARSAGARVIGAARGAAKLDHLRTYGIDVVDYGEPDWPARVRELAGPRGVSVTFDGAGGALGRAAFELTADGGRMSAHGAPGGGFATVDPREAERRGVKLRGITDVQFAPVEAARLAERALELAAAGRIVPMIGATFPLERAADAHAAIEARSVVGKTVLTVGRQQA
- a CDS encoding serine hydrolase domain-containing protein; this translates as MISSRSRRLGAVCTGLALTAVMATVAVPSTPAFATSRATISTISATSATSGTNAELPPLDPDLFREAIGDLPSATVTGALVRVSGPSGAWAGTGGVADVRTHRPVPADGVFRIGSGTKMFTAVVVLQLAAEHRLDLDRPVQHYLPHLLPASYPDITVGQLLDHTSGLPVSHIDDADTDPRWFAEHRLEGWTPGQVVADAVRAPMEFAPGTQQRYNGTNYFVAGLLIEKVTGHSYTTEVRRRIVRPLRLSHTSAPGYADTRLRGPHAHGYVTVDGALVDVTEQSAWSWAEGGMVSSAGDLTRFVTSLFRGRLLPPAQQARLFGVPDVPYTGGGVPCRVGPEAGRACFSMGLQKTTLPNGVTAWGKSGSVPGYTMAAFATRDLRRVAVYSLNPTGNRDGSEGPYVQNLAAAAFDPDLFVRRD
- a CDS encoding VOC family protein: MKITSSAVSLNVDDVSAASAFLTKHFGFTEEMAAPGFASLTREDAGMNVVFLRRGLETLPEDQRNDHAGGIILAFVVEDLEGELARLQAEGVPITMPLTAEEWGERAFQVRDPNGVIVQLVDWNGPRS
- a CDS encoding nuclear transport factor 2 family protein; this encodes MSDFTELVERYIATWNETDPTARRAGVEAVLAEGGTYTDPLVDVAGHDAFDATVAAVQAQFPGLEFRLGGGVDTHHDIARFTWELGPEGGEALVVGFDVAVRGEDGRIRAVLGFLDKVPAGA
- a CDS encoding SGNH/GDSL hydrolase family protein, which produces MRSKTAPAGATRLPAALVAVLATLALLVASAAVVGPAPVARADDRSPNAGRSPNAGPSQNANPSQNAGRSPDDGRRHPVPHWTAAWAAAVHHPFTLSEWFGPNWSMEGFADQTVRQVVRVSTGGNRVRVRLSNRFGTAPLRVTGVTVARAGDGAAVRPGSLRPVTFGGRTSTTIPAGRDLASDPVRLPTRALQRLAVTTYFAQPTGATTFHEGGLTTTYRADGDHRFATAAGPFGDETTHSYYLLTGVDVTRGTGRRTGTVVTFGDSITDGALSMANADNRYPDELAERLVAAGRRLGVVNLGINGNKVLGDSTCFGESGVGRFGRDALGQPGVRTVIVLEGINDIGSGGLPDSGCGASPKVTADQIISGHRAMIAAAHARGVRILGATLTPVKGNEYGYDTPENERIRDEVNHWIRTSGEYDAVVDFDRAVADPDDPDAFLPAYDGGDALHPNDAGMRAMAAAIDLADL
- a CDS encoding NUDIX hydrolase codes for the protein MARVDFWDDPNAPSPTSIVPSVTAVVTREAHLLLIHKVDNDRWALPGGGVDRGESAVQAAVRETAEETGLDVRVTGVVGVYTDPRHVMRYDDGEVRQQFSICFRAEPVGGSLRPQPGETSAARWVPLSDLPSLDIHASMRMRIDDGLTWRPGTPARFT